A portion of the Acidobacteriota bacterium genome contains these proteins:
- the uvrB gene encoding excinuclease ABC subunit UvrB, which yields MPSLDDRFELESDFELRGDQPAAITQLVDGLQRGDPAQVLLGVTGSGKTFTMAHVVATVNRPTLVMVHNKTLAAQLYQEFRRFFPRNAVEYFVSYYDYYQPEAFMPASGTYIEKESIVNEEIDRLRLSATRSLFERRDVLIVASVSCIYGLGSPEAYYGLVVEVRKGDTLGRDAFLRQLVEIQYERNDHEFTRGTFRVRGDIVEVYPSYEDIGIRVGYFGDEVDDLVTFDPLTGRVVRSHDRISVFPKTHFVTPRSKTLQAVERIKAELTERLAELDGAGRVLESQRLHQRTMFDLEMMKEIGYCHGIENYSRHLSGRSAGEPPPTLLDYLPEDALLIVDESHQTVPQVRGMYHGDRARKEVLVEYGFRLPSALDNRPLSFDEWEERRRQVVYVSATPGPYELSQAAGVVVEQIIRPTGLVDPVIDVRPVAGQVDDLLAEIREVAARGERTLVTVLTKRMAEDLTQYYQELGVRVRYLHSDIDTLERVDILRNLRMGTFDVLVGINLLREGLDLPEVSLVAVLDADKEGFLRSAGALIQTMGRAARHVRGRAVLYADRMTNSMRQAIDETERRRRVQEAYNLEHGITPASIVKQIDDVMSSVYERDYLTVPRVEEPQQTFRSRAELDRKIADLERDMKAAAANLEFERAASVRDELRRLRDPGRALVGGES from the coding sequence ATGCCCTCCCTTGACGACCGCTTCGAACTGGAATCGGACTTCGAGCTGCGTGGCGACCAACCGGCCGCGATTACGCAGTTGGTGGATGGCCTGCAGCGCGGCGATCCGGCGCAGGTTCTGCTGGGCGTCACCGGCTCAGGCAAGACCTTCACCATGGCGCATGTGGTGGCCACCGTAAACCGGCCGACGCTGGTGATGGTGCACAACAAGACCCTGGCGGCCCAGCTGTACCAGGAGTTTCGCCGGTTCTTTCCGCGCAACGCCGTGGAGTACTTCGTCAGCTACTACGACTACTACCAGCCCGAGGCGTTCATGCCGGCCTCGGGGACGTACATCGAGAAGGAATCGATCGTCAACGAAGAGATCGATCGGCTCCGCCTTTCGGCCACCCGCTCGCTCTTCGAGCGCCGCGACGTACTCATCGTCGCCTCGGTGTCCTGCATCTATGGCCTCGGATCGCCTGAGGCGTATTACGGGCTGGTGGTCGAAGTGCGCAAGGGCGACACCCTGGGCCGCGATGCGTTCCTGAGGCAGCTGGTGGAGATTCAGTACGAACGCAACGACCACGAGTTCACCAGAGGCACGTTCCGGGTGCGCGGGGACATTGTGGAGGTCTATCCTTCGTACGAAGATATTGGCATCCGGGTGGGGTACTTCGGCGACGAAGTGGACGACCTGGTCACATTCGACCCGCTGACCGGCCGAGTGGTGCGCTCGCACGACCGCATCTCAGTGTTCCCGAAGACACACTTTGTCACGCCGCGATCAAAGACACTACAGGCGGTGGAACGCATCAAGGCGGAATTGACCGAGCGGCTGGCCGAGCTCGACGGGGCAGGCCGCGTCCTGGAATCGCAGCGCCTGCACCAGCGGACGATGTTCGACTTGGAGATGATGAAGGAAATCGGGTACTGCCACGGGATTGAGAACTACTCGCGGCACCTGTCCGGGCGCTCGGCGGGCGAACCACCGCCGACCCTGCTCGACTACCTGCCCGAAGATGCGTTGCTCATCGTGGACGAGAGCCATCAGACGGTGCCCCAGGTGCGCGGCATGTACCACGGCGATCGCGCGCGCAAGGAAGTGCTTGTGGAGTACGGATTCCGCCTGCCGTCAGCGCTCGACAACCGTCCGCTCAGCTTTGACGAGTGGGAAGAGCGTCGCCGCCAGGTGGTGTATGTGAGCGCCACGCCAGGGCCGTATGAACTCAGTCAAGCCGCCGGTGTGGTGGTGGAGCAGATCATCCGTCCGACGGGGTTGGTGGATCCCGTCATTGACGTGCGCCCGGTGGCGGGGCAGGTCGATGACCTGCTGGCCGAGATTCGAGAGGTCGCCGCTCGCGGTGAACGCACGCTGGTGACCGTGCTGACCAAACGCATGGCCGAAGACCTGACGCAGTACTACCAGGAACTGGGCGTGCGCGTGCGGTACCTGCATTCAGACATCGACACGCTGGAGCGGGTGGACATCCTGCGCAACCTCCGTATGGGCACGTTCGACGTGCTCGTGGGCATCAACCTGCTTCGTGAAGGTCTCGACCTGCCCGAGGTGTCGCTTGTGGCTGTGCTCGATGCCGACAAGGAAGGCTTCCTGCGCTCAGCCGGGGCGCTGATCCAGACGATGGGGCGGGCGGCGAGGCATGTGCGGGGGCGTGCGGTGCTGTATGCCGACCGCATGACCAATTCCATGCGCCAGGCCATCGACGAGACCGAGCGTCGGCGGCGGGTGCAGGAAGCCTACAACCTGGAGCATGGCATTACGCCCGCGTCCATCGTGAAACAGATCGATGATGTGATGTCGAGCGTCTACGAGCGCGACTATCTGACGGTGCCGCGGGTGGAAGAACCCCAACAGACGTTCCGCTCAAGGGCCGAGCTGGATCGGAAGATCGCGGACCTTGAGCGCGACATGAAGGCGGCGGCCGCAAACCTGGAGTTCGAACGCGCGGCGAGCGTGCGCGACGAACTTCGCCGGCTGCGGGATCCCGGCCGTGCCCTGGTGGGCGGGGAGAGCTGA
- a CDS encoding ABC transporter permease, translating into MSSIVVNGIKRALLEVQDYFKLLGQIARGLTSRPVYFRDIVEQFEDIGLGSLTVVLLTGTFTGMVLALQSGITLDQFGARSMVGRLVSASMVKELGPVLTALMVTGRVGSGIAAELGSMMVTDQISALRALGTDPVRKLVVPRVLAGIIMVPVLTIVADAVGMVGAWLITTTQLKVAGSVFWNSVVMGLYIQDVWMGIIKPFFLGFALVTIACHVGLRTKGGTQGVGRATTNAVVGGSVAVLIVDFLVTKLLISLMY; encoded by the coding sequence GTGTCGTCTATTGTGGTGAACGGCATCAAGAGGGCCTTGCTCGAGGTACAGGACTACTTCAAGCTGCTCGGACAAATTGCGCGGGGACTCACGTCGCGACCGGTCTACTTTCGCGACATCGTCGAACAGTTCGAGGATATTGGGTTGGGCTCGTTGACGGTGGTGTTGCTGACCGGCACGTTCACGGGCATGGTGCTGGCGCTGCAGTCGGGCATCACGCTGGATCAGTTCGGCGCACGTTCGATGGTCGGCCGGCTCGTCAGCGCCTCAATGGTCAAGGAACTGGGGCCGGTGCTGACGGCGTTGATGGTGACCGGGCGGGTCGGGTCGGGCATCGCGGCCGAGCTCGGATCGATGATGGTGACGGATCAAATCAGCGCACTGCGCGCGCTCGGGACGGATCCCGTGCGTAAGCTGGTGGTGCCGCGCGTGCTGGCGGGCATCATCATGGTGCCGGTCCTGACCATCGTGGCCGATGCCGTCGGCATGGTCGGCGCGTGGCTGATCACGACCACCCAACTGAAGGTGGCGGGCAGCGTGTTCTGGAACTCAGTAGTGATGGGGCTCTACATCCAGGACGTCTGGATGGGCATCATCAAGCCGTTTTTCCTGGGCTTCGCGCTTGTGACCATTGCCTGCCATGTCGGACTCCGTACCAAGGGCGGCACGCAGGGTGTGGGACGGGCGACGACCAACGCCGTGGTGGGCGGATCGGTGGCCGTGCTGATTGTGGATTTTCTCGTGACGAAGTTGTTGATTTCGTTGATGTATTGA
- a CDS encoding ATP-binding cassette domain-containing protein — translation MALTERERAMLEPPTITESDDPVIVFDEVSLAFDEQVILDRVSFQLLAGRMKIILGGSGVGKSTVLKLILGLLKPDGGQILVNGRRVDDLDEQDYMAVRDELGMVFQEGALFDSLTVRENVGYKLFEETAIPIDQVDGRVKEVLGFVGLDEFFLRMPSELSGGQRRRVAIARALAARPKILLYDEPTTGLDPITAVTIDDEIIKLRDLEEVSALLVTHQLRDAFYVASHEAVKEGDTIKFVPASPKKLAETTFVMLKDSRVLFEGTLPELRASADPYLQSFLS, via the coding sequence ATGGCACTGACTGAACGCGAACGGGCGATGCTGGAGCCGCCGACGATCACCGAGTCTGACGATCCGGTCATTGTCTTTGACGAGGTGTCTCTGGCCTTCGACGAGCAAGTCATCCTCGATCGCGTGAGTTTCCAGCTCCTGGCCGGCCGGATGAAGATCATTCTTGGCGGCAGTGGCGTGGGCAAGTCCACGGTGCTGAAGCTCATCCTGGGCCTGCTCAAGCCTGACGGCGGTCAGATTCTGGTGAATGGCCGGCGTGTTGATGACCTGGACGAGCAGGACTACATGGCCGTCCGCGACGAACTGGGCATGGTCTTTCAGGAGGGCGCGTTGTTCGACTCCCTCACGGTGAGGGAAAACGTGGGCTACAAGCTGTTCGAGGAGACGGCCATCCCGATCGATCAGGTTGACGGCCGCGTGAAAGAGGTGCTGGGTTTTGTCGGCCTTGACGAGTTCTTCCTGCGGATGCCGTCCGAACTGTCCGGCGGCCAGCGCCGGCGTGTGGCCATTGCCCGGGCATTGGCGGCACGGCCCAAGATCCTGCTCTACGACGAACCCACAACCGGTCTGGATCCCATCACCGCCGTCACCATCGATGACGAGATCATCAAGTTGCGGGACCTGGAAGAAGTCAGTGCCTTGCTGGTGACACACCAGTTGCGGGACGCGTTTTATGTGGCGTCCCACGAAGCCGTGAAGGAGGGAGACACCATCAAATTTGTCCCCGCTTCACCGAAGAAACTTGCAGAAACCACGTTCGTCATGCTGAAGGACAGCCGGGTGTTATTTGAGGGCACGCTGCCGGAGCTTCGCGCGTCGGCCGACCCGTATCTTCAGTCGTTTCTGTCGTAG
- a CDS encoding MCE family protein, translated as MPRTRSIAWAQLKIGIIGVAAIALATLLILAVGGQGGFFWERYPIKALFNDVVGMKSGAIVRVAGSDVGKVTSVEFSGARVEVVLEVSKDVRHLITDQSVGSLGSLSLLGEPIVVITPAPQGQPLPDWAYLKTSQSAGAVAEAAAAATGALATTQDLLKGLNEGRGTMGKLMTDEALYAEMTAMAKAANAVTQQINSGKGTLGALMNDPAAYNSMRASLTELEGMLAKVRRGEGSLGVLMNDPALSKSLTAASASMEAIAGRINRGEGTVGKLLNEDELYTRLDALTTRLDSLVSGLSSGQGTAGQLLQDKRLYDNMNAAATSLNELIAEIKKDPKKYLTVRVSIFGG; from the coding sequence ATGCCACGAACACGATCGATTGCCTGGGCCCAGTTGAAGATCGGCATCATCGGCGTTGCCGCCATTGCGCTGGCAACATTGTTGATCCTTGCCGTGGGCGGCCAAGGGGGCTTCTTCTGGGAGCGGTATCCCATCAAGGCCCTGTTCAACGATGTCGTGGGCATGAAGTCCGGCGCCATCGTCCGCGTCGCCGGCAGCGACGTGGGCAAAGTCACCTCCGTCGAGTTTTCCGGCGCGCGGGTGGAGGTGGTGCTGGAAGTATCGAAGGACGTCAGGCACCTCATCACCGATCAATCGGTGGGTAGCCTTGGATCATTGAGCCTGCTCGGTGAACCCATTGTGGTCATCACCCCGGCGCCGCAGGGGCAGCCGCTGCCGGATTGGGCGTATCTGAAGACCAGCCAGTCGGCGGGAGCGGTGGCCGAGGCCGCGGCTGCGGCCACCGGTGCGCTTGCCACCACTCAGGACCTGTTGAAGGGCCTGAACGAGGGGCGCGGCACGATGGGCAAACTCATGACCGATGAGGCCCTGTACGCCGAAATGACGGCCATGGCGAAAGCCGCCAATGCCGTGACTCAGCAGATCAATTCCGGCAAGGGGACGCTGGGCGCGCTGATGAATGATCCGGCGGCGTATAACTCCATGCGCGCCTCGCTGACTGAACTTGAAGGCATGCTCGCCAAGGTGCGGCGCGGCGAAGGGTCCCTCGGCGTGTTGATGAATGACCCGGCCTTGAGCAAGTCCCTGACCGCGGCCAGCGCCAGCATGGAGGCCATCGCGGGCCGGATCAACCGCGGTGAGGGCACCGTGGGCAAGCTCTTGAATGAGGACGAGCTCTACACACGGCTGGACGCCCTCACGACCCGGCTGGACAGCCTGGTTTCGGGCCTCTCGTCGGGGCAGGGCACCGCCGGTCAGCTGCTGCAGGACAAGCGCCTTTATGACAACATGAATGCAGCAGCAACCAGCCTGAATGAGCTGATTGCGGAGATCAAGAAAGACCCGAAGAAGTACCTGACCGTGAGGGTCAGCATCTTCGGAGGCTAA
- a CDS encoding YtxH domain-containing protein, with product MSNDNNSAVPVLMAFVLGAAAGAAVALLYAPATGEETRRRIKDKAREGRDKAEAVARDGREFLKRQRENLGAAVERGKEAFEQTRKETL from the coding sequence ATGTCGAATGACAACAACTCGGCGGTTCCGGTGCTGATGGCGTTTGTGCTGGGTGCGGCGGCCGGCGCGGCGGTGGCGTTGCTGTATGCCCCGGCCACGGGCGAAGAGACACGCCGGCGTATCAAGGACAAGGCGCGCGAGGGGCGCGACAAGGCCGAGGCGGTGGCCCGCGACGGTCGTGAGTTCCTGAAACGCCAGCGCGAGAACCTTGGGGCCGCGGTGGAGCGGGGGAAAGAGGCGTTTGAACAGACCCGCAAGGAGACTCTGTGA
- a CDS encoding DUF948 domain-containing protein translates to MTEVWLGVIAVAVAVMAILQIAVLLRLSQVAREASEATRDLRRELTPLIAKAHKIADDAGRVSALALTQVERVDQLFESTALRIDETMQTVQDTLIRPVRQGAAVMAGVKAALAVFRARQDRGRYDRDDDDALFIG, encoded by the coding sequence GTGACCGAGGTCTGGCTCGGCGTCATCGCGGTCGCGGTGGCCGTGATGGCGATCCTGCAGATCGCGGTGCTTCTGCGGTTGTCGCAGGTCGCGCGCGAGGCGTCGGAGGCCACGCGCGATCTGCGGCGCGAACTGACTCCGCTCATCGCCAAGGCGCACAAGATTGCCGATGACGCCGGGCGGGTGAGCGCGTTGGCACTGACGCAGGTCGAACGGGTCGATCAGTTGTTTGAGAGCACGGCCCTGCGGATTGACGAGACGATGCAGACGGTGCAGGACACCCTGATCCGGCCGGTGCGCCAGGGCGCGGCCGTGATGGCCGGCGTCAAGGCCGCGCTGGCCGTGTTTCGCGCGCGCCAGGATCGCGGCCGATACGACCGCGACGACGACGACGCGCTGTTTATCGGATAA
- a CDS encoding peptidylprolyl isomerase encodes MFRPLLTASVAAALLFSQSPMQGQAKPAPAPAGPVVVLETAKGVVEIETYPGEAPKSVAHFLELAKRGFYRGQRFHWVQPGLVQAGDPLSRDITKQKEWGTGGSGPNRSNKPIGVFEPSKRKFTRGIVALAYRPTWKPETADSMFFILLGPIPALEGKYTVLGKVIKGIEVADKIEMNEVIKNVTVR; translated from the coding sequence ATGTTTCGTCCTTTACTGACTGCGAGTGTTGCCGCTGCGTTGCTGTTCTCCCAATCACCCATGCAGGGTCAGGCCAAGCCGGCCCCTGCTCCGGCCGGCCCCGTCGTGGTGCTCGAAACAGCCAAGGGCGTGGTTGAGATAGAAACCTATCCGGGCGAAGCGCCCAAGTCGGTGGCGCACTTCCTCGAATTGGCCAAGCGCGGGTTCTACCGCGGCCAGCGCTTCCACTGGGTGCAGCCCGGACTGGTGCAGGCCGGCGACCCGTTGTCGCGCGACATCACCAAGCAGAAGGAATGGGGCACGGGCGGAAGCGGCCCCAACCGATCCAACAAACCCATTGGCGTCTTCGAGCCGAGCAAGCGTAAGTTCACCCGCGGCATCGTCGCGCTGGCCTACCGGCCCACGTGGAAGCCGGAAACGGCTGACAGCATGTTCTTCATCCTGCTGGGGCCCATCCCGGCGCTCGAAGGGAAATACACGGTACTGGGCAAGGTCATCAAGGGCATCGAGGTCGCCGACAAGATCGAGATGAACGAGGTTATCAAGAACGTTACGGTCCGGTAG
- the upp gene encoding uracil phosphoribosyltransferase, which yields MSFHLVAHPVAQHALIALRDATTQPAEFRQLAHRIGLIIAAEATKDLPTTEVSVQTPLEMTTGQAIAGDVVVVAVLRAGLCLVDPVLNFLPQARVGHIGLRRDEHTAQAHQYSGHLPEGLSSSLILLVDPMLATGGSAIMAIDILKAAGARAIRLLSIVAAPEGVEAVERAHPDVAVYSPALDRELNLQKFIAPGLGDFGDRLHGTGVVHKQA from the coding sequence GTGTCATTCCACCTCGTCGCACACCCCGTTGCGCAGCATGCCCTGATCGCGTTGCGTGACGCCACCACGCAGCCCGCCGAGTTTCGGCAACTGGCACATCGCATCGGTCTCATCATCGCGGCCGAAGCCACGAAGGATCTGCCGACCACCGAGGTCTCCGTCCAGACGCCGCTCGAAATGACCACCGGACAGGCGATCGCAGGTGACGTGGTGGTGGTGGCGGTCCTGCGCGCCGGATTGTGCCTGGTTGATCCAGTGCTGAATTTCCTGCCGCAGGCACGGGTCGGTCATATCGGCCTGCGGCGCGACGAGCACACCGCCCAGGCCCATCAGTATTCAGGGCACCTGCCGGAGGGCCTGTCCAGCAGCCTGATTTTGCTTGTGGACCCGATGCTCGCCACCGGCGGTTCGGCGATCATGGCCATCGACATCCTCAAGGCCGCTGGCGCCCGCGCCATCCGCCTGCTCTCCATCGTCGCGGCCCCCGAGGGCGTGGAGGCCGTGGAACGGGCCCACCCGGATGTGGCGGTCTATTCTCCGGCGCTTGACCGGGAACTGAATCTCCAGAAGTTCATCGCACCGGGCCTGGGAGACTTTGGGGATCGGCTTCACGGCACGGGGGTTGTCCACAAACAGGCGTAA
- a CDS encoding amidohydrolase: MKRSAWVAVVLFAIVAGLAWQRTQPGDRASISLLVTGGTVVTMDAAGTVVPDGAVAIDGTTIVAIGTAADLDARYQARERIDARGQVIMPGLINTHTHAPMVLFRGLADDLALMDWLTQYIFPAEKATVSPEFVRVGTRLALLEMIESGTTTYADMYYFEEEIAAVTKAAGVRGVLGQTIIRFPVADAATPEEGLARSETFLTQWANDPLIVPAVAPHAPYTLTPETLKAARALADKYRAPLLIHLAETRDEVGIIAGQFKLSPAMFLDSLGFWGGRSLAAHAVWVDEADMKMLAARGVGLSHNPESNMKLASGTAPVTGWLSAGIPAGLGTDGAASNNDLDMFEAVRTAALLHKHATGDPRAMPARQALELATRRGAAALGLGDRIGSLETGKLADVITVSMSSARQTPLFDPLSHLVYVTRGTDVRNTIVHGRVLMRQGRVISLNRSAVLQEATAMAEKVRAAVSRKEGQ, encoded by the coding sequence ATGAAGCGTTCGGCGTGGGTGGCAGTGGTCCTGTTCGCGATTGTGGCGGGCCTGGCGTGGCAGCGGACGCAGCCCGGGGACCGCGCGTCCATTTCGCTGCTCGTCACCGGAGGCACGGTGGTGACCATGGACGCGGCCGGCACGGTGGTGCCCGACGGTGCGGTCGCGATCGATGGCACGACGATCGTGGCGATCGGAACGGCCGCCGACCTGGACGCGCGGTATCAGGCTCGCGAGCGCATCGATGCCCGCGGCCAGGTCATCATGCCGGGCCTCATCAACACCCACACACATGCGCCAATGGTCCTCTTTCGGGGGCTTGCCGATGACCTGGCGCTGATGGACTGGTTGACGCAGTACATCTTCCCCGCGGAGAAGGCCACGGTCTCACCCGAGTTCGTGCGCGTCGGCACGCGGCTGGCTCTGCTGGAAATGATTGAGTCGGGCACCACGACGTATGCCGACATGTATTACTTCGAGGAAGAGATTGCCGCAGTCACCAAGGCCGCGGGCGTACGCGGGGTGCTCGGCCAGACCATCATCAGGTTCCCTGTGGCAGACGCCGCGACCCCCGAAGAAGGGCTCGCGCGTTCAGAGACGTTTCTGACTCAGTGGGCGAACGATCCGCTCATCGTGCCGGCGGTCGCGCCGCACGCGCCGTATACGCTGACACCCGAGACACTGAAGGCGGCGCGCGCGCTGGCGGACAAATATCGTGCGCCGCTTTTGATCCACCTGGCGGAGACGCGCGACGAGGTGGGCATCATTGCCGGACAGTTCAAGCTGTCGCCGGCGATGTTCCTCGACAGTCTGGGATTCTGGGGCGGCCGCTCACTCGCCGCACATGCGGTGTGGGTGGATGAGGCCGACATGAAGATGCTGGCCGCGCGTGGCGTCGGTCTCTCCCACAATCCCGAGAGCAATATGAAGCTGGCCTCTGGCACGGCACCGGTGACGGGCTGGTTGAGCGCCGGAATCCCGGCGGGGCTGGGCACCGATGGCGCCGCCAGCAATAACGACCTGGACATGTTCGAGGCCGTGCGCACAGCAGCGCTCCTCCATAAACATGCCACCGGCGACCCACGGGCGATGCCCGCCAGACAGGCGCTGGAACTGGCCACGCGTCGCGGCGCCGCCGCGCTGGGACTTGGGGATAGGATTGGCAGTCTGGAGACTGGCAAACTGGCCGACGTGATCACCGTGTCGATGTCGAGCGCGCGACAAACGCCGCTGTTCGATCCGCTCTCGCACCTTGTCTACGTGACACGGGGCACCGATGTGCGCAACACCATCGTCCACGGGCGGGTGCTGATGCGTCAGGGGCGGGTGATCAGCCTCAACCGTTCGGCTGTTCTCCAGGAAGCGACTGCGATGGCAGAGAAGGTCCGCGCCGCGGTGTCGCGCAAGGAGGGGCAGTGA
- the hpt gene encoding hypoxanthine phosphoribosyltransferase has protein sequence MSHVTQFLGEAEIAERVNAVAAAIRADAGPDVPVHLVGVLKGAFIFMADLMRQIGGPITCDFIAVSSYAGTVSTGQVQILKDLDRSIDGRYVVIVEDIVDTGLTLSYLQDVFRTRSPRALKTACLLSKPSRRKVDVPVDYVGFTIDDRFVVGYGLDFDEQYRNLPFIGVVGE, from the coding sequence GTGAGTCACGTGACCCAGTTTCTGGGCGAGGCCGAGATCGCGGAACGCGTCAACGCCGTGGCCGCGGCCATCCGGGCTGACGCCGGCCCCGATGTGCCCGTTCACCTCGTGGGTGTGCTGAAGGGCGCGTTTATCTTCATGGCGGATCTCATGCGCCAGATCGGCGGCCCGATCACGTGTGACTTCATCGCGGTCTCCAGCTACGCAGGCACGGTGTCCACGGGACAAGTCCAGATCCTGAAGGACCTGGACCGATCGATTGATGGCCGGTATGTGGTGATCGTTGAAGACATCGTGGACACGGGGCTCACGCTCTCGTATCTGCAGGACGTGTTTCGCACGCGGTCGCCGCGGGCGCTCAAGACGGCGTGCCTGTTGAGCAAGCCGTCGCGGCGAAAAGTGGACGTGCCAGTGGATTACGTCGGATTCACCATCGACGACCGCTTCGTGGTCGGGTATGGCCTCGATTTCGACGAGCAGTATCGCAACCTGCCGTTCATTGGCGTGGTGGGAGAGTAG
- a CDS encoding RpiB/LacA/LacB family sugar-phosphate isomerase, producing the protein MAVRRFSIITEGDARQIEPGTTVELDARGHVTPLAADTLRERRVTVVPAGTADPALPADLSPISPVRRVTIGSDHTGVALKATLVAHLRKSGLAVYDCGTDGPEAVDYPDIAAAVGKSVVRGEADAGIVIDGAGLGSAMAANKIRGVRAAMCLTVTLARYAREHNGANVLALGATLITSAEAIEIVDTWLSTPTREPRYLRRLLKVRRLEESF; encoded by the coding sequence ATGGCCGTGCGCAGGTTCTCGATCATCACGGAAGGTGATGCGCGGCAGATCGAGCCAGGGACCACTGTCGAACTGGACGCGAGGGGCCACGTGACGCCGCTGGCGGCCGATACGCTGCGGGAGCGCCGCGTGACCGTGGTGCCGGCTGGAACCGCCGACCCTGCGCTGCCTGCGGACCTGTCGCCGATATCGCCTGTGCGCCGCGTCACCATCGGGTCCGACCACACCGGTGTGGCGCTCAAGGCGACGCTGGTCGCACACCTGCGAAAGTCCGGTCTCGCCGTGTATGACTGCGGCACTGATGGACCCGAGGCGGTGGACTATCCAGACATTGCGGCGGCGGTGGGGAAGAGTGTCGTGCGAGGGGAAGCCGACGCGGGCATCGTGATCGATGGCGCCGGACTGGGATCGGCGATGGCGGCCAACAAGATCCGCGGCGTGCGAGCGGCGATGTGTCTGACGGTGACGCTGGCGCGGTATGCGCGTGAACACAATGGCGCGAACGTTCTGGCTCTGGGCGCCACACTGATCACCAGCGCCGAGGCCATCGAGATTGTGGACACCTGGTTGAGCACGCCGACGAGGGAACCGCGGTACCTGCGGCGCCTCTTGAAGGTGCGGCGCCTGGAAGAGAGCTTTTAG
- the deoC gene encoding deoxyribose-phosphate aldolase, with the protein MVSGLIDHTLLKPDATRPEMEKLCREAAEFRFATVCVNPAWVAFCAAQLRHTPVGVCTVVGFPLGATTSDVKNYETRRVIFDGAREVDMVINIGALKSGDVRTVERDIEAVTQPCRDAGVVSKVIIEAAYLSDEEKVTACTLAKAAGADFVKTSTGFGPGGATVADVALMRRVVGADMGVKAAGGVRDLEGLKAMVAAGATRVGASAGVKIVQQSRSGEPAAPAAPVPVLKSAY; encoded by the coding sequence GTGGTCTCGGGGTTGATCGACCACACGCTACTCAAACCTGACGCGACGCGGCCCGAGATGGAGAAGTTGTGCCGGGAGGCCGCCGAGTTCCGCTTCGCGACCGTGTGTGTGAATCCGGCGTGGGTGGCGTTCTGCGCCGCCCAGCTCAGGCACACACCGGTCGGCGTATGCACGGTCGTGGGCTTTCCACTGGGGGCGACCACCTCGGATGTCAAGAACTACGAAACGCGCCGCGTGATCTTCGATGGTGCGCGTGAAGTGGACATGGTCATCAACATCGGCGCGCTCAAGAGCGGCGATGTGCGCACGGTGGAGCGCGACATCGAGGCGGTGACGCAGCCGTGTCGTGACGCGGGCGTGGTGAGCAAAGTGATCATTGAAGCCGCGTACCTCTCCGATGAAGAGAAGGTGACCGCGTGCACGCTCGCAAAGGCGGCGGGCGCAGACTTCGTCAAGACGTCCACAGGATTCGGTCCAGGCGGTGCGACGGTGGCCGACGTGGCGCTCATGCGCCGTGTGGTGGGCGCCGACATGGGCGTCAAGGCGGCCGGCGGCGTTCGAGATCTCGAAGGCCTCAAGGCGATGGTGGCGGCCGGCGCCACGCGCGTGGGCGCCAGCGCCGGCGTCAAGATCGTGCAGCAGTCGCGCAGCGGCGAGCCGGCGGCACCGGCCGCACCGGTGCCCGTCCTCAAGTCCGCGTATTAG